A portion of the Esox lucius isolate fEsoLuc1 chromosome 20, fEsoLuc1.pri, whole genome shotgun sequence genome contains these proteins:
- the LOC109614794 gene encoding adenosine receptor A1-like: MASVLVMVVSVRMSLSGRGTEADGGGQGGSGHAETRSGSVSACLKLCLGWVGAVGGALGVPVSVLLNLRSNQCLYTCLTLVCCPLLVRQFTVFLLLLLSLDSHLMQRLGSRYSAVVTHRRALFVVLLCWVASVISSFAQFIGWNVLDTWGGAEGGLDGLGLEGIAPGNRTSVHSPPRPAPPKYNQDRSVIGKYLPYGGFLSRFYVEDLHNFTYAEIHGSHWGVCSPDTVLSPHFLVYVYGVTVFLLPLMGLLAIYLDLVCLMPRLDSDGPGSGPQKHRSSRARSLGFSLCLLIILCLPLHITHSLLLYSPGTLPPTWASSLVLLLFQLYGLVPPLLFTTRPPPHQAPRGSKAAGRALCSALRGVFPSLKRRVCPEVCV, encoded by the exons atggCGTCTGTGCTGGTAATGGTGGTGAGTGTAAGGATGTCTCTGAGCGGTAGAGGGACTGAGGCGGACGGTGGTGGCCAAGGAGGGAGTGGTCACGCGGAGACCCGGAGTGGCAGCGTCTCTGCCTGCTTGAAGCTGTGCCTCGGCTGGGTGGGGGCTGTGGGGGGTGCCCTGGGGGTCCCTGTCTCCGTGCTGCTGAACCTGAGGAGCAACCAGTGCCTGTACACCTGCCTCACCCTGGtgtgctgccctctgctggtcaGGCAGTTCACCGTCTTCCTGCTGCTACTCCTGAGCCTTGACTCCCACCTGATGCAGCGTCTGGGGAGCAG gtACAGTGCCGTGGTGACCCATCGTCGGGCCCTGTTCGTGGTCCTGCTGTGTTGGGTGGCATCTGTCATTTCCTCCTTCGCCCAGTTCATTGGATGGAACGTCTTGGATACCTGGGGAGGAGCTGAAGGAGGCCTGGATGGCCTGGGGCTGGAAGGCATCGCCCCGGGTAACCGGACCTCTGTTCATTCTCCTCCACGTCCCGCTCCTCCCAAGTACAACCAGGACCGCTCCGTGATCGGGAAGTACCTGCCTTATGGGGGCTTCCTGTCCAGGTTCTACGTAGAGGATCTCCATAACTTCACCTACGCAGAGATCCATGGAAGTCACTGGGGTGTGTGTTCCCCCGACACTGTCCTCAGCCCCCATTTCCTGGTCTATGTGTACGGAGTGACCGTCTTCCTACTCCCCCTGATGGGGCTGCTGGCTATCTACCTGGACCTGGTCTGTCTGATGCCTAGACTGGACAGCGATGGCCCCGGCTCTGGCCCTCAAAAACACCGCTCTTCACGCGCCCGCTCCCTGGGCTTCTCTCTTTGCCTTCTTATCATCCTGTGTCTACCCCTCCATATCACCCACTCCCTCCTGCTCTACTCCCCGGGGACGCTGCCTCCCACCTGGGCCTCCTCACTGGTCTTGCTCCTGTTTCAGCTGTATGGTCTGGTGCCCCCTCTCCTGTTTACCACCCGGCCTCCGCCTCACCAGGCACCCCGTGGGAGTAAGGCGGCGGGCAGAGCCCTGTGTTCAGCTCTCCGGGGTGTGTTCCCGTCACTCAAACGGAGGGTATGcccagaggtgtgtgtgtaa